DNA from Rosa rugosa chromosome 6, drRosRugo1.1, whole genome shotgun sequence:
AGTACCTTCCTCGAATGATCATATAAATCTAACTATACAATTAAGCAAGAGGATATGCATATATCCAGAGCTGCTATTACATTAAGTTGGTGATCAATATGGAGTTTCGAGGGTTGAGGCAAACAGTCATCCTGGCCTTTGTGACATTCTGTTGCCTCATTGGTCAGTTGTGTGCTGATAATGTTATTAATCCTATTGTTGTTGAAGATCAGGTTCACGTCGGTGTCATTCTCAATATGGGATCAAGAGAAGGAAAGATTTTTCTCAGCTGCATGTCAATGGCTCTCTCTGATTTTTACCATCTGCATGATAACTACAGCACAAAAGTGGTTCTCCACAGTAAGGATTCCAAAGGTGAACCTCTGCCTGCTCTGTCAGCTGGTGAGCCATTCATTCTTTCTAACAATCTATTgtgtttcaagtttcaacacCTTTGGAGTTAATTCAGTCGTTTATATTGTTGGGAAATGGTAATTACTACCACCTATATATAAGCACATGTATATTTACAACAGTAGGTGTGAAATGCTCAACAATCTTTATTAAGTACAAAGGTGTTGGTGAAATATATCTTTCCATTTCCGGATTCGCCTATTTCTAATTAATCATTACTTGTTACTCGATTCAGCCCTTGGTCTTTTGGAAAACATCAAAGTGGAATCAATACTTGGTGCACAAACAAGAGCGGAAGCAAACCTTTTGGCAGAATTAGGAGAAGCGGCCAAACTGCCTGTAATGTCTCTTTCTCGTCCTCTGACTGACAATAAATATCCTTTCCTTGTTGAGATCATGTGCAGTGATCAAGCTGCTGAAGTTAGGGGAATCAGTGCGCTTATTGAAGTATTCAAATGGAGGGATGTTATAATTTTATATGATAACAAAGAATATGAGAAAGACTTCATTCCATCATTAGTCAACTCTTTCCAAGAGATCACACATCGGAGTGTTTCATACAAGAGTTCCAATATTGCTTCCTCCTCAtcaaatgaagaaatcattgaAGAGCTCCAAAAGCTGTCGAGATTGAAGATTAAGGTATTTATGGTGCATGTGTCACATTTGCTTGCACCACGCCTTTTCTTAATTGCAAATAAGTTAGGGATGATGAGTGAAGGGTATGCTTGGATTGTGACTTCGAGTAGCATGAATTTATTGCAAGCCATGAATTTATCTGTTATCGAGTCAATGCAAGGAGTGCTGGGTTTCAAGTCTTCTATTCCAGCATCAATAAACCTTCACAGTCTTACAACAAGATTGAGGAGGAAGTTTTACATGGAGGATCCAAATATGGAAGCAATTCGGGAGTTGAGTGCAGATGGGATCTGGGCATATGATGCAACTTGGGCTCTAGCAGAAGCAGTTGAAAGAGCAAGGCTTAAAAATTCTACCACTAGATCCTCCAAAGATGGAGCTGTGCTTCTTAATGAGATTTTGCAGACTAGATTTAAAGGTTTAAGTGGTGAAATTCAATATGTGAATGGGAAACTGATTCCATCAGAACCATTTGAGATAGTTAATGTTATTGGAAAAGGTGAGATCAAAAGGATTGGATTTTGGCCTTGCAAAGAAGAAGTAAAATCCGGAAAAGGGTCACCCCATCAGCAGCTTATTCATAGTAGGAGAAATTTAGCTTCTACAATTGATCTTGAAAGAATCATCTGGCCTGGAGGATCCAAAAGGGAATTGAGTAGTAGTGAAACAATTAAACTAAGAATTGGTGTTCCAGTGAGATTTGGGTTCAAGGAACTTGTTCGTGTCGAGCATGATCTTGAAACCAACACAACTCATGTCACTGGCTTTTCTATAGATGTATTTAAAGCTGCAATTGGAGCTTTGCCGTATGAAGTGCAATACGAGTTTATTCCATTTGAGGATGCCAATGGAAATTCTGCAGGGACTTATAATGATCTTGTTTACCAGGTTTATCTCAAGGTACACATGCTTTAACTTACTATTACTAGCTCATTTGTTAACGTGTTAATATGCATGTATTGCATACCCATGCAATCTAAATATCAAGCGGTACAATCCATTGACAAAACTTAACAGGAGGAGACATTATTTTTTTTGCCAATACAAATGATCTCTTTAATTGCTTGCTAATTTATTTTGCAATATTTAGTATATCTGTAGTATATTACATATGCTGACACTGAGATTTAGATGCTTTCTTCCAATCAAGGATTTTTGATCATCTCTATCCATTACTGCATGTCTTCTTTCAGTTACTTCGTTGTATAGAAATTTCTAATTTATAGATCTTTCCTGCCACATGCATATTGGGCGTACCTGTGGATCGATACCCTAGAAATTCGATGCTGTTGTTGGAGATGTTACTATCACAGAGAACAGATCTCAGTATGTTGATTTTACAATCCCATATACTGACTTAGGTGTGGGAATGTTGGTACCAAATGCCAAGGAAAACATGTGGATTTTCTTTAAACCACTTTCAAAATATCTTTGGATAACAACTGCTGCTTTCTTTATCCTTACCGGCTTTGTTGTCTGGATAATTGAGCATCCTACTAATGAAAACTTCCGAGGCACAGCAGCAGAACAAATTGGAACAGTATTCTGGTTCTCCTTCTCTACTCTTGTGTTCACTTATAGTAAGTGCTGTAACTGAGTTATTCCAATATATACAAGTCTTCCTGTCAAGTGTCAAGTGATTGCTGTATGTTCTTATATTAAAATCTTGTTTGCAAGTTGATTAAGTTGATTCTTAGTTGCTCTCGTGGTGCTCAGTAAGCTTCAATAATTACGTTATGCTACTTTTCTAACATTTGTTCTATAGATGCTAGCAAAGAACATGACACATAAACTTTCTTGTTCATTCTGCAGCGGAGAAGTTGTCAAATAATTT
Protein-coding regions in this window:
- the LOC133715407 gene encoding glutamate receptor 1.4-like, giving the protein MGSREGKIFLSCMSMALSDFYHLHDNYSTKVVLHSKDSKGEPLPALSAALGLLENIKVESILGAQTRAEANLLAELGEAAKLPVMSLSRPLTDNKYPFLVEIMCSDQAAEVRGISALIEVFKWRDVIILYDNKEYEKDFIPSLVNSFQEITHRSVSYKSSNIASSSSNEEIIEELQKLSRLKIKVFMVHVSHLLAPRLFLIANKLGMMSEGYAWIVTSSSMNLLQAMNLSVIESMQGVLGFKSSIPASINLHSLTTRLRRKFYMEDPNMEAIRELSADGIWAYDATWALAEAVERARLKNSTTRSSKDGAVLLNEILQTRFKGLSGEIQYVNGKLIPSEPFEIVNVIGKGEIKRIGFWPCKEEVKSGKGSPHQQLIHSRRNLASTIDLERIIWPGGSKRELSSSETIKLRIGVPVRFGFKELVRVEHDLETNTTHVTGFSIDVFKAAIGALPYEVQYEFIPFEDANGNSAGTYNDLVYQVYLKKFDAVVGDVTITENRSQYVDFTIPYTDLGVGMLVPNAKENMWIFFKPLSKYLWITTAAFFILTGFVVWIIEHPTNENFRGTAAEQIGTVFWFSFSTLVFTYTEKLSNNLAKFVVIIWVFLVLILTSTYTATLASMMTVKQIQLNSRANYIGYQSGSLGVIVNLNFKGLKPYRSSEEYFVALSKGSKHNGVSGVIDEVPYINIFLANYSADYSMIKTKSITNGFAFVFPKGSKLVQDVSRQIERLRQEEKLIEMEKTWFLRKTTLMSDEDINKKDPNTIDLYNVRGLFLISGASLAIALFLFIVVSHRFRNLIRGLVQLIGRQLQRLRMFVSNKVCSRTEQNCCMSLPMQLYIYTVR